The following proteins come from a genomic window of Mariniflexile sp. TRM1-10:
- a CDS encoding RNA 2'-phosphotransferase, whose amino-acid sequence MIETSENNRISKFLSLVLRHSPEKIGLELDSAGWTNVDDLLSKMNSSGQSINFEILQYVVEANKKSRFGFNSDKTQIRANQGHSIEIEHGFKSIIPPEILYHGTGEKSIESILKTGIEKRDRHHVHLSANKETALKVGQRHGKPVVLEILSLKMAEKGHKFYLSENNVWLTDFVPIEFIKRKNNNG is encoded by the coding sequence ATGATTGAGACGAGCGAAAATAATAGAATTAGTAAATTTCTGAGTTTAGTCCTTAGGCATAGTCCTGAAAAAATAGGTCTTGAACTTGATTCTGCTGGCTGGACAAATGTTGACGATTTATTATCTAAAATGAATTCAAGCGGACAATCAATTAATTTTGAAATTCTACAGTACGTTGTTGAAGCAAATAAAAAAAGTCGATTTGGATTTAATTCAGATAAAACACAAATTAGAGCAAATCAAGGTCATTCAATTGAAATAGAACACGGATTCAAATCGATAATTCCACCAGAGATTCTATATCACGGAACAGGAGAGAAATCCATTGAAAGTATTCTAAAAACGGGAATAGAAAAGAGAGACAGACACCACGTTCATTTAAGTGCTAATAAAGAAACGGCATTAAAAGTAGGGCAAAGACACGGAAAACCAGTTGTTTTAGAAATTTTGTCTTTAAAGATGGCGGAAAAGGGACACAAATTTTACCTGTCTGAAAACAATGTTTGGCTGACTGATTTTGTGCCAATTGAATTTATAAAAAGAAAAAATAACAATGGCTAA